The stretch of DNA GGAATTGTCCGACAGCCTCAGTCTCATTTCGGACAATTTGTATGTCTATGCATACCTGAAGCTCGATGAAAACAACAAGGTCAGCAAGTACCAGGAGTTGGGAGACCGCATCACCGGCCTTAATTCGCAGTTCCGCAACGCTGTCGCATTCGCTGATCCGGAGATTCTGGCCATCGACGCATCTCGATTGCAGGAGTTCCTCAGGGCCGATCCACAGCTTGCGGTCTATCGCTTTTATCTGGAGCGGATAGTTCGCAGCAAAGAACACATTCTCTCCGACAAAGAAGAGGCATTGCTGGCGTTGGCCGGGCCGGTGATGGGGGCGCCGGGGCGTATTTTCGCCATGGCCGACGATGCCGACCTCACGTTCGGCAGCATCAAAGACGAGAGCGGCAACGACGTCCAGTTGACCAAGGAACGTTACTCGAAGTTCCTCGAATCGACCGACCGCCGGGTGCGGCGCGACGCGGCCGACATGTTTTACGGCACCTACGAGAAATTCGCCAACACGTTGGCGGGGACACTATCCTCTTCGGTGAAGAAGGATTATTTCCTGATGCAGGCGCGGAAATACAACAGCTGTATCGAGATGTCGCTCGATGCCGACAGCATTCCAACCAGCGTGTTCCGCACCATGATCGATGCCGCCAACGCCAACCTGGCGCCGCTTCACAAATGGGCGGGCCTTAGGAAGCGCATCCTGCAACTCGATACGCTTCATCCATACGACCTTTACGCACCGCTGCTATCGGAAAAGGGGAAGGACTACACGTGGGACGAGGCAAAAAAAATCGTCCTCGATGGTCTCGCACCGCTGGGCAAACAGTACCAGGCGGACTTTGGCACCGGCCTCAACTCAGGGTGGATTGATGTCTACGAAAACGAAGGTAAAGGGTCCGGCGCCTACTGCTGGGGGACCTACAGCTCGCATCCGTACTTGCTCATGAATTACAACGGTTCGCTCGACTGGGTGTTCACGCTGTCACACGAGATGGGGCACGCCATGAACAGCTTCTACTCCAACCGTAACGAGCCATATATCTACCACGATCACTCACTATTCACCGCCGAGGTAGCGTCTACTTGCAACGAAGCGATTCTGATGAAATACCTGCTCAAGAACACCAGCGACAAAAAGGAGAAGATGCGGCTCCTGACCCAGTATATCGAGCAGATTATCGGGACATTCTACACCCAGCTCATGTTTTCCGAGTTCGAACTGGCGATCCACG from Candidatus Zixiibacteriota bacterium encodes:
- the pepF gene encoding oligoendopeptidase F — protein: MKQSQIWRALLVGLVAAIAINGPALAQSAKAKQRSEIEPQYQWKVEHIYNSEANWEKDFNVIKDNIGRFEAFKGHLGESSENLRHFLELSDSLSLISDNLYVYAYLKLDENNKVSKYQELGDRITGLNSQFRNAVAFADPEILAIDASRLQEFLRADPQLAVYRFYLERIVRSKEHILSDKEEALLALAGPVMGAPGRIFAMADDADLTFGSIKDESGNDVQLTKERYSKFLESTDRRVRRDAADMFYGTYEKFANTLAGTLSSSVKKDYFLMQARKYNSCIEMSLDADSIPTSVFRTMIDAANANLAPLHKWAGLRKRILQLDTLHPYDLYAPLLSEKGKDYTWDEAKKIVLDGLAPLGKQYQADFGTGLNSGWIDVYENEGKGSGAYCWGTYSSHPYLLMNYNGSLDWVFTLSHEMGHAMNSFYSNRNEPYIYHDHSLFTAEVASTCNEAILMKYLLKNTSDKKEKMRLLTQYIEQIIGTFYTQLMFSEFELAIHEQVEKGDALSVDFFRKTYREIYQKYWGPELVMGPLNDLRGMGIGHFYRQYYVYQYATSYAAAQTLSQRILDKEKGALEAYLTFLKKGSSKYPVALLKDAGVDMTTTEPVNRTIRLFAGLVDEMEKLLNQN